The genomic DNA GTCGTTCGTGGAGCGCTTTCGCCGGGAGGCCCAGGCGGCCGCCAACCTGAGCCACCCCAACATCGTGTCGGTCTTCGACTGGGGGGAAGCCGACAGCACGTATTACATCGTGATGGAGTACGTGGACGGTCGGCCGCTGTCCAGCATCATCTACGACGAAGGTCGGCTGTCGGTCGGCCGGGCCGCCGCCATCGGTGCCGAGGTCGCCGGCGCCCTCGCCTTCGCCCATCGCCACGGCGTCGTCCACCGGGACGTGAAGCCGGGGAACGTCCTCATCGCCGACGACGGTCAGGTGAAGGTGGCCGACTTCGGCATCGCCAGGGCCGCCAACACAGAGGGCGACCTCACCCAGACCGGCGCCGTGATGGGTACGGCGACGTACTTCTCCCCCGAGCAGGCCCAGGGCCACAACGTCGACGCCCGCAGCGACGTCTACTCCCTCGGGGTCGTGCTGTACGAGATGGTCACCGGGCGTCCCCCGTTCGTCGGCGACAACCCGCTGGCCGTCGCCTACAAGCACGTGCGCGAGATGCCCCCGCTGCCGCGCCAGTTCGACCCTTCGATCCCCCCCGCCTTCGACGCCATCGTGTTCCAGGCCATGGCCAAGATGCCCCAGGACCGGTACTCGAGCGCCGACGAGTTGCGCGCCGACCTCCTCCGGTTCCAGCAAGGTCAGACCGTCATGGCCTTTCCCCCGACGATGGCCGTGACCCGTTTCCAGGACACCACCATGGCGGGACCGCCAACCGGTCGCACCACCGCCATCTCGCCGACGGCGATCCCGCCACAGGCCCAGCGCAGACGACGCCGACGCGGCTACCTGGCCGTGCTGGCCCTGCTGCTGGCGGCACTGGGCGTCATCCTCTACTTCCTGCTGCGATCCACCGGAGCGTCAGCCAGCTTCGCCGTCCCGAACGTCGTCCTCCAGCCCGTGGGAACGGCGACCCAGACGCTGCAGAACGACGGGCTCAAGGTGGCCACCCAGGACGTCCCGTCGGCCTTTGGCCAGGGGCCGGGCACGGTCCTAACCCAGTCACCGAAACCTCCGAGCCAGGTGTCGAAGGGCAACACGGTGACGCTCACGGTCGTGGCGACTCCCGCCCAGGCGACCGTGCCCGACGTG from Acidimicrobiales bacterium includes the following:
- the pknB gene encoding Stk1 family PASTA domain-containing Ser/Thr kinase, producing MTSQSPPIYSERYELVRRIARGGMAEVFLAHDLLLDRPVALKVLFPELSVDPSFVERFRREAQAAANLSHPNIVSVFDWGEADSTYYIVMEYVDGRPLSSIIYDEGRLSVGRAAAIGAEVAGALAFAHRHGVVHRDVKPGNVLIADDGQVKVADFGIARAANTEGDLTQTGAVMGTATYFSPEQAQGHNVDARSDVYSLGVVLYEMVTGRPPFVGDNPLAVAYKHVREMPPLPRQFDPSIPPAFDAIVFQAMAKMPQDRYSSADELRADLLRFQQGQTVMAFPPTMAVTRFQDTTMAGPPTGRTTAISPTAIPPQAQRRRRRRGYLAVLALLLAALGVILYFLLRSTGASASFAVPNVVLQPVGTATQTLQNDGLKVATQDVPSAFGQGPGTVLTQSPKPPSQVSKGNTVTLTVVATPAQATVPDVTGEDVGTATNTLQQAGFTVGQQAQQSNQPTGTVVNQSPSGNSQAAQGSKVTLTVSSGPAQVTVPDVVGEDQSTAANRLGSAGLTLGNVSNQPSATVPSGSVVSTSPSAGTKVNPGSTVNLVVSSGQPPPAQAQAQVPDVTGQTQSQAKQTLTAAGFNPQAQAQPVSDPTQNGVVISQNPPGGTTANQGSVVTFTVGKFSGGGTTTTNPIVP